One genomic region from Zalophus californianus isolate mZalCal1 chromosome 2, mZalCal1.pri.v2, whole genome shotgun sequence encodes:
- the LOC118356704 gene encoding dapper homolog 3-like has protein sequence MLFPLLPEPPDHRKPGCWAPSSAALRDPAPAAPGWGGRPGVPARRGAWGASGALSRRRRNLSRRSAPRSFRLTCPDSLVGPRRAATARGGRPLWAAAPSLPSASRPARAKGLGAHGGDVPQPPSATAGWRVTWASARRKCPNGPPGPRRPLLS, from the coding sequence ATGCTGTTCCCGCTGCTGCCTGAACCTCCAGACCACAGGAAGCCGGGCTGCTGGGCTCCATCCAGCGCCGCCCTCAGGGATCCGGCCCCGGCTGCCCCGGGCTGGGGCGGGCGTCCTGGGGTCCCCGCCCGCCGCGGAGCCTGGGGGGCCTCGGGCGCGCTCTCCCGGCGGCGGAGGAACCTCTCGCGGCGCTCAGCCCCGCGCAGCTTTAGACTGACCTGCCCCGACAGCCTGGTCGGCCCGCGGCGTGCTGCGACTGCCCGCGGCGGCCGCCCTCTGTGGGCAGCAGCCCCTTCTCTGCCTAGTGCTTCGAGACCCGCGAGGGCCAAAGGTCTGGGAGCCCACGGAGGCGACGTGCCGCAGCCGCCCAGCGCCACCGCGGGCTGGAGGGTGACTTGGGCCTCAGCCCGCCGGAAATGCCCCAACGGGCCCCCGGGGCCGCGCAGGCCGTTGCTAAGCTAA